The sequence TGCCGCGCTGGCCGCGCTCGACATCCCGGCCGACACCTTCGTGCACGAGTTGGGCCCGAGCCAGTACGAGATCAACCTGCTGCACGGCGACGCGCTGACGCTGGCCGACCAGACCTTCCTGTTCAAGTACGCGCTGCGCGAGATCGGCTTCAAGCACGGCCTGCAGGTGGTGTTCATGGCCAAGCCGCTGGCCGGCCAGCCGGGCAGCTCGATGCACATCCACCAGAGCGTGGTCGACCGCGAGGGCCGCAACGTGTTCAGCGCCGCCGACGGCAGCGCCACGCCGGCCTTCCTGCAGTTCATCGCCGGCCAGCAGGCGGCGATCCCCGAGCTGATGCCGCTGTTCTGCCCCAACGTGAACAGCTACCGCCGCTTCGCCAAGCACATGGCTGCGCCGGTGAACCTGAGCTGGGGCCACGACAACCGCTCGGTCGGCATCCGCATCCCGCAATCGGGCCCGGCCGCGCGCCGCGTCGAGAACCGCATCCCCGGCTGCGACGCCAACCCCTACCTGGCGCTGGCCGCCAGCCTGGCCGCCGGCCTGCACGGCATCGAGCAGCAGTTGAGCCCGACCGAGGAAGCCAGCGGCACGGTGTTCGAGCAGGAAGGCACCGGCCCGGACCTGCCGGGCACGCTGGAATCGGCGCTGGTGGCGATGCAGCGCAGCGAAGTGGCCCGCGCACTGCTGGGCGAGGCCTTCGTCGAGGCTTTCGTGGCGGTGAAGCAGATCGAGCTGGACAGCTTCCTGCACGAGATTTCGCCGTGGGAGCGGCGCTACCTGGCCAGCCTCGTCTGATCGCAGCGCAGTCTGAAAACGAAAGGGCCGCATCCGGATCGGATGCGGCCCTTTGTTGTTGGCGCAGCTTTCACCATTGGAGCGGCGTTTGCCGTTGAAGCAGCGTGTAGGAGCGGCTTCAGCCGCGAATGGTGAAGGCTCGACCGGTTCGCGGCTGAAGCCGCTCCTATATGACCCCTGCGGCGAGCCTACTCGGTCAGCTCGTAGCTCGTCTTCAGGATGCCGGCCATCAGCGTCGCCACCACGCCGGCCACCGTCGCGCCGGCCAGGTAGTCCCAGTGCTCGAGCAGGCGGGCGAACTGCGGGATGTTGACGAGGCCGGTCTGCACCAGCGAAAACACCGCGAACAGCGCGATGTCGGCGAACACGCACAGCAGGGTGAACTTGAGCAGCCGCCCGGCCCAGCGGTCGGCCTTCATGGAGGGGGTGTCGGGCCGCTCGATCAGGCCGGCCAGCGGATCGTGGGTGGGGGTGGTCATCGGATTGGCATGCGGATGTCGGACTCCAACAGCATAGCCGAGCCAGCCGCGCTTGCCCGCCCGACGCTCGGCGCGGGCTATATTGTCACACCCTCGAATGCCAGGACCGCCATGACCACGACCGACCAGGCCGCCGCCCTGCTCGCCGATGCCCGCCGCAACGGCCGCGCCGGCCCGCGATTGCCCGAACACCTGCGCCCCGCCGGCCTCGATGCCGCGCTGGCAATCCAGCGGGCCGTCCTCGCCCGGCTGGGCGAGACGGCGGCCGGCTACAAGTGCGCGCTGCCCGGCCCGGACAAATGGGCGATCGCGCCGATCCACGCCGGCGACTGCCACCGCGCCGGCCGGGCCGCGGTCTGGCCGCAGCGCGGCCATGCGCGGGTCGAGCCGGAATTCGCCTTCGTGCTGGGCCAGGCGCTGCCGGCGCGGCCGCAGCCTTATGCGCCGGCCGAGGTCGACGCCGCGATCGGCGAGGTGCGGCTGGCGCTCGAATTGATCGGCTGCCGCTATGCCGCGCCGGCCGAGGCGGCCTTCCCCGAGCTGCTGGCCGACGGCCTGTTCAACCAGGGCCTGCTGCTCGGGCCCGCGATCGCGGCCGCGGCGCTCGATGCGCCGTTCACGCTGACGCTGGCGCACGGCGATGCGGCGCCGGCCGTGTACGAGGCCCGCCACCCGGACGGCGATCCGCGCCGGCCGCTGCACTGGCTGGCCGAATTCCTGCGCAGCCGCGGCGAGGGCCTCGCGGCCGGCCAGGCCATCATCACCGGCTCGCTGGCCGGGGTGATCGAGGTGCCGCTCGAGACGGCGCTGCGGTTCGGGTTCGGGGCGCATGGGCAGCTCGACGCCTGGCTGTCGGGCGGGGCGGTGTACGACGAAACTTAATTTGGCAGACTCCCGTGCCTGGTTCAGCGGGGTTCCACGATCGCCGGCTTGCACACGACCCTTCTCCCGCGTGCGGGAGAAGGTGGCCCGGAGGGCCGGATGAGGGCTGTTCTTCGTAGAACCGACCCTCACCCAGCGCATAGAGTGAGGGAGCGACGGTTGAGCAAATCACTGAGGTCAGCTAGTGCTCCACCGCCGCTCCCTCACCCTGCCCTCTCCCGGAGGGAGAGGGTTCCAAGGCGCATGCACGCCTGGATCGCAGTC is a genomic window of Chitinimonas koreensis containing:
- a CDS encoding glutamine synthetase family protein; translation: MNSQDKNQDLAWLLEQGMREVECLVPDINGVPRGKAMPTRAFAAGAELRLCRAVAIHTVTGDWADYRYSGEGDPDMRLVPVPETLKPVPWASVPRAMAIHDCYDLDGEATPIASRNVLKRVLARYAERGWTPVVAPELEFYVLAPNLDPSQPLVPPTVRGGRHEQGNHGFSLGGLNDLAAFFDEVYAALAALDIPADTFVHELGPSQYEINLLHGDALTLADQTFLFKYALREIGFKHGLQVVFMAKPLAGQPGSSMHIHQSVVDREGRNVFSAADGSATPAFLQFIAGQQAAIPELMPLFCPNVNSYRRFAKHMAAPVNLSWGHDNRSVGIRIPQSGPAARRVENRIPGCDANPYLALAASLAAGLHGIEQQLSPTEEASGTVFEQEGTGPDLPGTLESALVAMQRSEVARALLGEAFVEAFVAVKQIELDSFLHEISPWERRYLASLV